From Huiozyma naganishii CBS 8797 chromosome 11, complete genome, a single genomic window includes:
- the MDJ2 gene encoding Mdj2p (similar to Saccharomyces cerevisiae MDJ2 (YNL328C); ancestral locus Anc_3.10) gives MVLPLIIGTGIALLGVGTQTGLRAWKLYKTLTPLAIAHLNGVRIQQEKLDLLRHDGRFRSSMLNPLLRKRLEQYYGGFHHTMSEPEALLVLNISSDEIKRLDQKLLKLKHRKAVLHNHPDKGGSPYMAAKINEARDLIERSVLLKRN, from the coding sequence TGGGTACCCAAACGGGACTCAGAGCTTGGAAGCTGTACAAGACGCTGACGCCGCTCGCCATAGCGCACTTGAACGGCGTGCGCATTCAGCAGGAAAAGCTGGACTTGCTCAGGCACGACGGGAGGTTCCGTAGTAGCATGCTGAACCCGCTCTTGCGCAAGAGGCTGGAGCAGTACTATGGTGGGTTCCACCACACGATGAGCGAGCCAGAGGCGTTGCTGGTCTTGAACATCTCGTCAGACGAGATCAAACGGCTTGATCAGAAATTGCTCAAATTGAAGCACCGGAAAGCTGTGTTGCACAATCACCCAGACAAAGGTGGTAGTCCGTACATGGCTGCCAAGATTAACGAAGCGAGGGATCTCATAGAGCGTAGCGtgcttttgaaaagaaactga